The window AACAAGTTTTTAAAAAAAGTTGAAAAATTTGCATTTTCCCCTTGACAGGATTTTTGCATGGGTGTATAAGTGTATTAGTTAGATAATACACAAGGCTACAATTATGATACCTATACACGTAAATCCATCAAGCGGGGTACCAATATATATGCAAGTAATGAATCAGATAAGATCTTTAATTGTTAGTACTGCTCTTAAAACAAACGACAAATTACCCTCAGTGAGAGAATTAGCAGAATTTCTGCAAGTGAATCCTATGACAATATCAAAAGCATATTCAATCCTGGAACTTGAGAAAACAGTTTACAGGTTGCATGGAAAAGGTATTTATGTAAGTTCTTCGACTAATATTCTGAAGAAAAAGGAACGACTTGCAATGCTCCAAAATCACGTTAAACACATTGTTTATGAAGCAATGAGATTGGATATATCAGTGGAAGAAACTACTAACATGTTGAGGGAGATTTTTAAAAAACTAAATGAAAAACAGGAGGAAAAGTAATGGGAGAAATAATCATATCTACAAAAGACTTGCATAAATCATTTAAAAAGAAAGAGGTATTAAAGGGACTAAACCTGAATGTTAACAAAGGCTCTATTTACGGTTTTCTCGGGAAAAATGGAGCAGGAAAAACAACAACTATAAAATGCTTACTTGGCCTGTTTAGACGAACAGCTGGTAATAGTTATATACTTGGATATGACTCCAGAGATTTGCCAGAGGAAGCAAAAGCAAGAATTGGATATATCCCGCAGGAAAATGATCTTGTGGAGTGGATGAAAGTATCTCAACTTATAAGGTATACAAAGATTTTCTATGACAGGTGGGATGATGCAATTACAGAAAAACTCCTCAAGCGATTTGAAATCCCTGAAGGAGCCATTGTAGGGGAACTTTCAACAGGACAGGCGCAACGGCTTGCAGTAGTTTTGACATTATCATTTAATCCCGATGTCTTAATTCTCGATGAGCCTGTTGCATCCCTGGACCCAGAGGGAAGGCGGAATTTCCTTGAGACAATTCTTGATATTGCAAAAGATGGGAGCAGAACAATCCTGCTTTCGTCTCATATTACAAGCGACCTAGAAAGAATAGCCGATACAATAGGAATTCTTAAAGATGGCATAGTCCAGGTTGAGAGGCCTATTGAGGACTTAAGAGATTCAGTAAAAAGGCTCCGTATAGTACCGAGGAGCGGAGAAATTCCTGAAGGAATTAATATCCCCAGTCTCTTAGATATGAAAAAAGAACCTAACTTTATAATGGCTACTGTCCAGAATTATTCTGAAGATGTAAAGCACACTTTGGAGAGAAATTACAAGGTTAATATAGATGTCTTTGACCTGAATTTAGAAGATATATTTTTAAGCTATCACTCAAACTCATAAAAATGGAGGTATAATAAGATGAATTATTGGATATTACTTAGAAGGTGTTTTAGAAGTTTTCCTTTTTTATTAATAATATTTTTTATAGCGCCCTTATTATTTTACGGGGTTTTTTCAACTAAATCCAGTGCTCCTCTGAGTATCTTAGGTATGTTGTCTGCGTTTTTGGGATGGGCAGTCGTCAGCATAATAAAAATAGACACATGTCGCAAATCAACATCTATGATTCCCTATTTTAGAAAAAGAGTTTCCACTTTTTATATTTCTATTGGAATTTTCATCATATGTATTTTTGCCTTAGTTAATTTCTTCAAGTTGAACACTAATAAAGAAATTGTGCTGAATTTGGATTTTTTCTTCTTTATTGGAGCTAGCTTATTCATCTATGGTTTTTTCCTGTTTGTTTCTCATTCTTTCCCACTTTGGATTGCATTTAGTGGATTCTTCGTATTATTAATCCCAAAAACATTGCATGTGCCTTATGCCACTTTCCAATTCATGACAATTCCTTTTTTTGCAGTAGGTTTAATATTTATAATGTTATATAGACATAAAATAGTGTGTATGACAGAAGAAAGTAATTTTTTTAGAGCTCAAAAATACCCGGATACTCTTAATATTAGAAGCCTCAGAAAAGCAACAAAATCCTATTATACAAAGAA of the bacterium genome contains:
- a CDS encoding GntR family transcriptional regulator encodes the protein MIPIHVNPSSGVPIYMQVMNQIRSLIVSTALKTNDKLPSVRELAEFLQVNPMTISKAYSILELEKTVYRLHGKGIYVSSSTNILKKKERLAMLQNHVKHIVYEAMRLDISVEETTNMLREIFKKLNEKQEEK
- a CDS encoding ABC transporter ATP-binding protein; translated protein: MGEIIISTKDLHKSFKKKEVLKGLNLNVNKGSIYGFLGKNGAGKTTTIKCLLGLFRRTAGNSYILGYDSRDLPEEAKARIGYIPQENDLVEWMKVSQLIRYTKIFYDRWDDAITEKLLKRFEIPEGAIVGELSTGQAQRLAVVLTLSFNPDVLILDEPVASLDPEGRRNFLETILDIAKDGSRTILLSSHITSDLERIADTIGILKDGIVQVERPIEDLRDSVKRLRIVPRSGEIPEGINIPSLLDMKKEPNFIMATVQNYSEDVKHTLERNYKVNIDVFDLNLEDIFLSYHSNS